The following nucleotide sequence is from Mangifera indica cultivar Alphonso chromosome 1, CATAS_Mindica_2.1, whole genome shotgun sequence.
aagaaggtaAAACTGACCTTTGGATGAAACCAGTTGTCAGTAGAGAAAGCAAAAACAGTTAGAACACGAATTCCCCATTTGCAACAGAATTCAATAAGCATTTAAGGGCCTTGACACCGGCCTCATAACCTAACCCCACATCTAAGTTCCTCAACCTGGCCCACCGCGGTTCCCATCCAGGATCACTGCCATGTGTCTGGGCATACACACTCTCTGTAGGCCAGACGACAGCGAATCACTCTCCAACGGAGCTTTATTAATACATTTCACTTATTCTTCGAGGGCGAGTACATGTTGATGTTCTTGTATGGGGGCGACACAAGGACAAAGAGAGTGTTTAATGAAGAGCGTTGAAGGAGAATGTGATAGTGACACGAGTGAAGTCGATCTTATTCCGTGGTTTGGCACATGAGGGAGTGAAGAAAGTGTTATGGTGTTGAGTGGAGGTGGAGAGAGAGACGAGAAACACAAAGGGAAAACCATTGTTAAGGTTTTTTTACTATTAAGAACTGACAATGATGGGCGTTGAGTATCGTTGACTGCATTTTCAACTGTTCAGCTTTGAAACGGTGTCGTATGACAAAGATTTTCTGTAGACTGTATAGTATGGACTATATCACTATTTTGGAAAAGATTCAAATGCTGGGGAAAGAGGTGGATTCAAGGCAAACCCAAAGAaaacctaactcaaattcaaatctaagACGTTCAactttaaacatataatatctttaaaattgaagagaagaaatttaaaaacccaaaaatttgtAGCTCGATGACATTTCAATTTAAGAGTTCTCATTGACCAACATACTTAGCTTTATTGATTTGGAATGGAACTTTGAAGTATAGTTTGGTTGACAGCAGGAATTCTGCAGGCAGCAGGAACTCAGGATAAATAcaaacccaaagactttgatcgTTAACTCGAATCATCGATGGAGATTTCCCGGGGGACTTTCAGATTTAATTGATGAGTATCCCATTCATCCAACTTTCTCTAACTGCTGTAAAAGTCCTGAAATCATGCTTCCATCTCCATAAGCTCTGTGAAAACTGGTGAAAGAGTTATCTTGAAGCTGTAATGGCAAAACATAATACCTACAAATTACAGATGAAACTGGTGGAACATGAACCTACAGAAATATCAGGAGCATCTGTATCTTGAAATTCTGGCGATTTTCCTCTGCGAGTTTTTGAAACTCTTTCTCACTGGAAGTAATTAGTCGTTTCATAGTGTCAAAGGTAGTGAGCCTAATGCTGCAGTAGGAACAGATAGAGTGCATTAGGGTAACCGGAGTACGAATAACATCGAATCATTTATGCTGTGAGTAAGCTTGGCATACCTATTTCACACTGCAATGAACACAAATTTTTCACAGCTAAAATAGACATCCTATGGCAGTCATGATATAATCAATGCAAAAACAGAATTACAGAGCAAAGCACAAAATGATTGAACATGCATGTTTGTGGAATAACTGAGTTTGCAATCAATAATGTTTAAATTAGTTCCGTATTATGTCTCAGAGAAAGTCATGCACGCTATTCTTAGCTGCAACCAAGTGACCAAAATTATGAAGTTAGGTTTAGAGATTACCTAGTTTTAAATAGAAGAGAGATCATAAAGAGGCAATTGACTGgcatgaaaattaaaataatgcaaCAGAATGAATGCAAACCTGGTGTTTCGTAGGTTTTTCAATGCATTCGGCAAAAAACCCCTATACAAGCCAACAACTCCATGTGCTACAATGCGTTCATCAATAAGGAAAAGTTAGatacaaatgaaaaatctagcataaaaattaaatctccCATAAAGAAATGCAAAATAGAGGAGAAAtgccaaaatgaaaaaaaaaaataaaaagaaaaagggtcaACTAAATATCGACCATTATAACATATACAATTACATGAACCAACATTTTTAATCTGCAAGACTTTTGGGGTACCTCTTATAAAAACCTAGGATTACATGTAAAATTGACAAAACAAGAGTTAATAATTTGAGAAACTTGATCTTGAATTCATGAGCCAGAAACACATTAGATTATCAATTGACTCATAATGTAGTATTCATTCAGCACATCATACGAAAACAGAACTGGTAAGACTCAATTGACTTATTGTCAGTTCAACTTAATCTGAGTTGCCAATTAATATAAGTGTACAGTGTCTTGCCTAACCATTTGCCCCAGCAACACAATTTCATTCTAAGTGGCATAtctaatttcatatttatcaGGGGACTCAGATAATCTCTGGCCAAACATATATCCCATGGGAAGAGTTATATTCCAGTGTCCCTAACTGGAGAAGACTCTTCATTTCCACAGCTAAACAATTATAGGTTGTAgccagaaagaaaaaatatacacTGTATACTCTGTAGCTCCTGTCCATTGcactcaaaataatattttagaacttttaataataaaaacacttaTTAATGTTTAATGCCAATACAATGCAGGTGGTTTCATATTTGAGACAATGACAGTTAAAGAATTGCCATTTGCTTACCTGTAAAGGCATCCAAAACAGACTTGTAAGTTTGCATCTGTCTTCTAATTGTGTCCAAGGCATAGCATGTGAGTGTGGCAACACCAGCCAAAACAACAGCTGTTAATAGTGATGATTGAGTCTTTTGTTGATATTTCTCAGGCAGGGCCTTCTTCACTCTGTTATTTACAAAAAGATATCATAGGCATTATTACAGCCACAAAGTAccttgtttttttcaaattcagtAATATGTTCGAGGAAATGATTTTTGTGGAACTCACAAGTCAAATATGCAAAAGTTCACAGCAATATATGGTGCTATTCCAATAAGAGAAGGTCCAACCCAATAATAGAAGGATGCAAATGTTTTCTCTCGCAGCATGTTTAAGGCTACCTGGAAGTAACATACTATTATCCAGTTTCTCATGAGTGGgaaccaaaatataaataatgcaaGTAGGTCAAATATACCTCAGACAAAGTGGgaaccaaaatataaataatgcaaGTAGGTCAAATATACCTCAGACATAGTGGgaaccaaaatataaataatgcaaGTAGGTCAAATATACCTCAGACATGGTTCGATACCCTGGTTCCACAGCTAAGCGCAACCTCAAGACATCTAAAGGATATGTTACCTAGGCAAATATAAACAGATATTAATGTCAAAGATAGAAGAGAAAACAATTTAGTATGCGAGAAGAGTGATACAAACGATACATTCCCAGAAAACAGAAATAAGTAACCCTCAGAAAACTTTAGAAGCAGAAGATCTTTGTTAAGAGAAATAAGTAAATTCCAATAAGTAGCAATTTTATGGACTACAATCTAGCAAGACCTATACAACATTATTACTCACAAAAGTGGATGTCATGCCAGCACAAGCACCTGCTGCAAGCCTCCCAATAACAGAGAGCTGACGATCCCTATCCTTAAAAAGtttctgaaaataaaaatgcaaaacATAAAGTAAAAGCATATGTCAGAAAGAGTATTAAATCCAGGAAAATCTAAAACAGTAATAAAATTTGCTTAAGGACACTATCACCATTACCTTGTGAGTTTCATAAGCAAAGAGCTGGACTGCACTATAAGGTATAATCTTTATAACCTGAACCATCAAAGTAGAACACTACATTAAAACTCAGGGAaatcatttatacataattaaacaaaaatgacatAGGTAAAGGACCTGAGGGAGATTTCCTTTCCAGTATCCTTTAATTCCTTCTTCCTTTGCTATCAATGCTATGGCCTGCAGTCATTTTAAATCCATCATTATGATAAATAGTTCATCTCTTGCAATCACTTCCAACAAATATGCATTGAACCACTAAAACTTACAACACACTTTCAACGCAGCCAAAAAAATGTCATCTAAACCACGGCGATACACGACTCGATGAAACCAATTGCCTTCTTAGCACCTTCTTGCCCAGCTCTCACCCCATGGGTCTGTAAACACATTATATCACATTAAATCAGTAGTAAACATATCCATTGAACTAGTAAACATATTGTGATACGTTACAATTCTGGAGTGTAATTATCTAATTCTTCAGCAAATTTATGAAACCAAACAGACTAACATTTACAGGAATTTTTACAAAAGTCAAACAAGAAGACCATACAGCGCCACCTGgaacaaaattttcattccaaaaaaaGTATGAAACACGTGAAGAAACTCAAAAGTAGAAAGCAGAAATAATACCTGCATAAGCATCTTGATACGATCGAGTGGAGCAGTGACGATTTTGGCAGCGGCTCCAGCGATGGCACCAGCTGCAAAAATCGCCGCGTCTCTCGACACGTAAGCGAGCAAAACTAAAGGAAACTTGGCGAGCTGAGCAGGAGCCGGCTGGAACTCTGTTTGGCGTCGCTTCTCCGCCACGGCAAGACATGAAAAATTATCAACCCTGCCTTTACCTCCACCACCAGCAGCATGAGTAACTGAACAGCTAAGCCGCGCGTCGGTTGTCCATAACGGTTCATACTCCGGCGTAGTAACGATAAAACTGAACTGCGTCGCCTGAAGATTGAGGATTCTCCGGAATGTTACAACGGCTGACTCTTCTCTCATTGCTTAAGCGGAATTTTGAAATTCAAGTAGGCGCAGAGAGGAGATAAGAAGTCGTTGAGGCCGTTGGAGGGAGACAGAGAGAGCTAAATGGAAAACGAGAGGGAATCTTTTCAATTCTTATATTTGAGCCTCTGTACCTTTTCTGATCTTGTGTCTGCGGGTGCATGGATAAGTTAGTGAACATCGCTTACGCTGCGTggattttttagatttcttctGACAACggctttgattttttttgtttaccgATTGGATGGACTGACgatgtaaattaaaattagctGAGAAGTAAAATAACAGAGTATATTATTCGCAAAAATAGATTTTAGACATGAGCGAGTTATAAGACGTAGTCACTGAAATTGGGATATGAGCGAGAAAATTAAATTCCCCCATAAGGTTTGAAAAAAACGCAAGCCGGTACCCTTAAATGCTCAAATTACTCATCTAACATGTAACCCGGCGAAGGGAAAAAGGGTTTTCAAGTTTTAACTTAAAGTTTATGAGACCTAAAATGATTGTTCTGCCTTTCTATTGTTAATTTTCTCCAATGAAATTATGGTTTGGATAAGAATTTgtaatttaactaattaaaaggTGAAACTTATCTTTTTGTCCAAGTCTTCgtgagaaataataatttactctaATTGGGTTAACATCGTGCATGCCCGTCGTGGCTCATGAGACCTGACTTCTTTCAAGCTTTGTCTGGAGTTGAAAATACATTAGAAGATCATAGCAGTTCGATAATTTCACACTAACATATGAATACTAACAATTATAAGAAGTGCAATATATGTCAACCATTACTAACCATTAATACTCATATGGAAGTATATCTCGGAGGGTCAGACGTGATTCATTGACAAATGCTGAAAATAGTAAGTTTTGATCATTGATAATATAGTGGGAAATACAACTATCATGAATTATTTTCTTGCTAGACGCATTAATGTCATGTATTATAAGAATTCTTATACAAATTTTAGCCCATTGAATCCTAATGATGGTTGAAACTGAATCAATCATGCTGAAGGTGTTGTTATTGATTAAGAGTGGATTCAAGTGCAGCCAAACTTAGATAAGGCCAACTCTTGAATCCATAACGGTTAGCTCAAGAATTAGCTTGACCAGTTTAAATCactggggaaaaaaaaaaagaatgttcAAATCCAAAAGaatcataaaaaagaagaagaatcaccGACAATCCAAGCTCCGGATTGAGTCAAATCAACAATAATCCGCTCagatcaaatccacccctattATTGATTAAGAATAGTCCTACTTCGTGAAAGGGTCAAcctattataatataaatttcaaaaacaaattctTGAAGTTGGATCAATAATAACTACTTCTAAGTTCTCCAGTTACAGAATGACATAAGATCTACAGTAACTAATTTAAGTTCTTCAGGTATGAAATTGGATCAGAAACCAATAATGTATtacaaatttgtattaaatatttgtGCCATAATTGTCTAACCTTCATTACAGTGTAGTTGGTTATAAGATTATGTGAGAGAGCCTAATTTTcctatattcataaatatttgaataaagtgCAGGCCTTAAATTTGTCACCAGCCATCGcttctatttttaaataagaattgtaaaaaaaaaaaaacaaaggcaCTCTCACAGTAGCTATTCCCACATAGCATTCAACCTGGTATTCTTGTAGAATTACACCAATGCCAATAAATTTTAACCAGGGTAAGGCAGCCCGGCAATGAAACCTAGAGAACATTGCTTCCCTTTCTATTATAAGCCAACTGCTCACAGAAATTGTATTGTGGATCAAATCAGACAAGAATACCAGAATCAGGGTTGACAGTAGCATCACAATTTTTACTCAGCATCATTTTTTAGCCAAAAGCCTGtgatataattatgtatttacaGGGTTTTGAAGAATGCCAAGTTTTCCATAAATTCGCTAGTCATAAGATCTTAAATACCTGAAAGAGAACAAAAATAGTTGCAACACTCGGCTGTCATTGTACATGGGATCCATGCAATCCGTAAGGGCCATGTGTTGCTTGTCCAGACACATATTGAGGACCAAGCTCAGCTCCACCTTGAACCTGCAAATATAACTTATGACATTAATGATTGGTTTGACAGACCATCCGGGGCAATAAGATTGCAAGGAGTTCTATGATATAAGACGTTTGACGTGCTCCCGTATTTGGAACACCAACATTTCATATGCAGTATATATCTGTAAAACATATATAACTGTGATTAACACTacttagaaaatgaaaaagggCAATCAGGAATGAAGCAGCAGAATGATTTACTAACTATACTAGCAGTGCCTCAGTGAAACTCTTACTCAAGACCTGAGACAttattatgaaataagaaaCATGTATTCAATAACAAACCAAAATATAAGTATATAGAACCATGATAAGGTCAGTAGTACTTCTCATAAGACTTTCGAAGTATAAACCAAATTCCAAGTAAAATCATAAATCCTGGTGAACCCCTTATCTGGAACTGCCGACACTAAATAGTTTCTGTATTGAAAGAGATGTTTCACTATATGTATGTGTTCATCAAGAAaactttcaattaataaaagtttaaagatAAATCTATCATCCCatccttaaaataaaaaaaaataaaaataaaaaactaagaaCCGGAAACATAAAACAGCATGGGACATTTAAGAGTCACCTGACCAACTGCCGCTTGTTTACTACCAATGCAAATTTATTATACATCTCAGACATAAAGAACACAAAGCAGTATCAACCACTCAGCTATAACGTTAACATGATAACGCCATTTAACCCAATAACAAATTACACAAAATGTTTATTTCCACAGCAATGTCGGATCTTATTGACACTGATTAGGTAATGCTAACAGAGTATGTGCAACCAAAATAATCATTAATCGGGAATGATAGTGATTAAAGAACAACATATCTCCATGTAGATACCTGATGCAAGTTATAAGGATCTGTGTACAGACTTTCTCCATATACAGAATTGCCATAGTTTGCAGAATAGGCCGGACCTGAATGTACAACCCCATAGGTCAAGACAACATTTAATCCAACTCACAGATTTCTTATCATCAAATTACCATTGCTTGAGAAATGATAAGAATTAAGACTTACCTGGATTTGCTGCTCCAGCAGCTGCAG
It contains:
- the LOC123211087 gene encoding probable envelope ADP,ATP carrier protein, chloroplastic, giving the protein MREESAVVTFRRILNLQATQFSFIVTTPEYEPLWTTDARLSCSVTHAAGGGGKGRVDNFSCLAVAEKRRQTEFQPAPAQLAKFPLVLLAYVSRDAAIFAAGAIAGAAAKIVTAPLDRIKMLMQTHGVRAGQEGAKKAIGFIESCIAAIALIAKEEGIKGYWKGNLPQVIKIIPYSAVQLFAYETHKKLFKDRDRQLSVIGRLAAGACAGMTSTFVTYPLDVLRLRLAVEPGYRTMSEVALNMLREKTFASFYYWVGPSLIGIAPYIAVNFCIFDLVKKALPEKYQQKTQSSLLTAVVLAGVATLTCYALDTIRRQMQTYKSVLDAFTAHGVVGLYRGFLPNALKNLRNTSIRLTTFDTMKRLITSSEKEFQKLAEENRQNFKIQMLLIFLFHRAYGDGSMISGLLQQLEKVG